Proteins co-encoded in one Cygnus olor isolate bCygOlo1 chromosome 6, bCygOlo1.pri.v2, whole genome shotgun sequence genomic window:
- the ATP5MC3 gene encoding ATP synthase F(0) complex subunit C3, mitochondrial encodes MFACAKLAASPALIRAGSRILYRPISASVFSRPEVRTGEGNSTLNGAQNTVSQLALREFQTSAISRDIDTAAKFIGAGAATVGVAGSGAGIGTVFGSLIIGYARNPSLKQQLFSYAILGFALSEAMGLFCLMVAFLILFAM; translated from the exons ATGTTCGCCTGCGCCAAGCTCGCCGCCTCGCCCGCCCTG ATCCGTGCTGGATCAAGAATCTTGTACAGACCAATTTCGGCATCTGTGTTTTCTAGGCCAGAGGTCAGGACTGGAGAG ggCAACTCAACACTTAATGGGGCCCAAAACACTGTCTCCCAACTAGCACTTAGAGAATTCCAGACTAGTGCTATCAGCAGGGACATTGACACTGCTGCCAAATTTattggtgctggtgctgccacaGTAGGTGTGGCTGGTTCTGGTGCTGGTATTGGAACAGTCTTCGGTAGTCTAATCATTGGCTATGCCAG AAATCCttctctgaagcagcagctgttctCATATGCTATCCTGGGATTCGCCCTGTCTGAAGCTATGGGTCTCTTCTGTCTGATGGTTGCTTTCTTGATCCTATTTGCCATGTGA